A part of Candidatus Omnitrophota bacterium genomic DNA contains:
- the rpmG gene encoding 50S ribosomal protein L33, whose protein sequence is MREIITIACSECKNRNYSSWKNKKKTKDKIELSKYCKFCKKHTLHKELK, encoded by the coding sequence ATGCGTGAGATAATAACGATAGCATGTTCGGAATGCAAAAACAGGAATTACAGTTCCTGGAAAAATAAGAAAAAGACTAAAGATAAGATAGAGCTGAGCAAATATTGCAAGTTTTGCAAAAAACATACGCTTCATAAGGAATTAAAGTAG
- the secE gene encoding preprotein translocase subunit SecE, with product MANKVANFLKEVKVELIKVSWPTRAELRSSSIVVITSVLLLGIFIWLCDIMFARMVNIIIKI from the coding sequence ATGGCAAATAAAGTCGCAAATTTCTTAAAAGAAGTAAAGGTTGAATTAATCAAGGTCTCCTGGCCGACAAGGGCGGAACTTAGATCATCTTCCATTGTGGTCATAACTTCTGTGTTGCTCTTGGGCATATTCATATGGCTGTGCGATATTATGTTTGCCCGAATGGTGAATATAATAATAAAAATTTAA
- the tuf gene encoding elongation factor Tu (EF-Tu; promotes GTP-dependent binding of aminoacyl-tRNA to the A-site of ribosomes during protein biosynthesis; when the tRNA anticodon matches the mRNA codon, GTP hydrolysis results; the inactive EF-Tu-GDP leaves the ribosome and release of GDP is promoted by elongation factor Ts; many prokaryotes have two copies of the gene encoding EF-Tu), which translates to PGDNVQFEVELITPIAMETELRFAIREGGHTVGAGVVTEVIA; encoded by the coding sequence GCCCGGAGACAATGTCCAGTTTGAAGTAGAGCTCATAACGCCTATCGCCATGGAGACGGAACTCCGCTTCGCCATAAGAGAAGGCGGCCATACGGTAGGAGCCGGAGTCGTAACGGAAGTAATAGCATAG
- the rplL gene encoding 50S ribosomal protein L7/L12 produces MVEEKKEVETKKADIQISKKMEDIISSIEGMTVLELANLVKVLEEKFGVTAAQPMMAMAGMGQAPAAGAAVEEKTVFTVVLAGAGANKINVIKEIRTITTLGLKEAKDLVEAAPKNVKEGITKEEAEEIKKKLEAAGAKVELK; encoded by the coding sequence ATGGTTGAAGAGAAGAAAGAAGTAGAGACGAAGAAAGCGGATATTCAAATATCCAAGAAGATGGAAGATATCATATCATCCATCGAGGGCATGACTGTGCTTGAATTGGCAAATCTTGTTAAGGTGCTCGAGGAGAAGTTCGGAGTAACTGCGGCACAACCCATGATGGCAATGGCCGGTATGGGGCAGGCTCCGGCAGCAGGCGCAGCAGTTGAGGAAAAGACGGTATTTACCGTAGTCCTAGCCGGCGCGGGTGCAAATAAGATCAATGTCATAAAAGAGATCCGTACCATTACGACCTTAGGGTTAAAAGAAGCTAAAGACCTGGTCGAAGCCGCGCCCAAGAATGTAAAAGAAGGCATTACCAAAGAAGAAGCCGAGGAAATCAAAAAGAAGCTCGAAGCCGCCGGCGCAAAGGTAGAACTCAAATAA
- the rplK gene encoding 50S ribosomal protein L11 produces MAKKVKAVIKLYCPAGAANPAPPVGPALGQHGVNIMEFCKQFNAKTQGRDGLKLPVIITAYEDRSFTFIIKSPPSSILLKRACGVAKASGVPHKEKVGSVTKDQVREIAKIKMPDLNTTDVEQAMRMVEGTARSMGIDIVDSK; encoded by the coding sequence ATGGCAAAAAAGGTAAAAGCAGTTATAAAGTTATATTGTCCTGCGGGAGCCGCAAATCCCGCGCCTCCGGTAGGCCCAGCGCTAGGGCAGCACGGCGTAAACATAATGGAATTTTGCAAACAGTTTAACGCAAAGACTCAAGGGCGTGACGGCCTCAAACTGCCGGTAATAATAACAGCTTACGAAGACAGATCATTTACCTTTATAATAAAGAGCCCGCCTTCTTCCATACTTCTCAAGAGGGCGTGCGGCGTCGCAAAGGCAAGCGGCGTTCCCCATAAGGAAAAGGTGGGATCGGTCACCAAGGATCAGGTAAGAGAGATCGCTAAAATAAAGATGCCGGACTTGAACACCACCGATGTTGAGCAGGCCATGAGGATGGTGGAAGGAACCGCCCGCAGCATGGGCATAGATATAGTAGATTCCAAATAA
- the nusG gene encoding transcription termination/antitermination protein NusG has protein sequence MAKQWYVVHTQTGYEDKIKANIESRAKTSSVSDLISQVLVPTEKVSEVKAGKKKISTRKFFPGYVLVEMELTDDTWYLIKNTPGVSGFIGSGRRPVPLKETEISAILKQAEMAKEKPTPKIIFEKGEGVRVLEGPFTNFNGTIEEINPTKGKLKVTISIFGRSTPVELEYWQVEKV, from the coding sequence ATGGCGAAGCAGTGGTACGTAGTACATACGCAAACAGGGTACGAAGATAAGATTAAGGCGAATATAGAGAGCAGGGCGAAGACAAGTTCTGTAAGCGATCTCATCTCGCAGGTTTTAGTCCCTACCGAGAAAGTTTCGGAAGTGAAGGCCGGCAAGAAAAAGATATCTACCAGAAAATTTTTCCCCGGCTATGTCCTCGTTGAGATGGAACTCACCGACGATACCTGGTATCTGATCAAAAATACCCCCGGCGTAAGCGGTTTTATCGGTTCGGGCCGCAGGCCTGTGCCGCTAAAAGAAACCGAGATCAGCGCCATATTAAAACAGGCTGAAATGGCCAAAGAAAAGCCTACGCCGAAAATCATATTTGAAAAGGGTGAAGGAGTAAGGGTACTAGAAGGACCGTTTACTAATTTTAATGGTACCATAGAAGAGATTAACCCCACTAAGGGGAAGCTTAAAGTCACGATTTCTATTTTTGGCAGATCTACGCCGGTAGAGTTGGAATATTGGCAGGTAGAAAAGGTATAA
- the rplA gene encoding 50S ribosomal protein L1, whose product MALSKRKKEFEKSVDPKKTCTLREAIEVLKKAPKTKFDQTVEVSFRININVKETSLSVRGTVSLPHGTGKTRKVAVFCKGEDDRKAKAAGADFVGADDLVKKVSEGWCDFDVAIATPEMMKDMGRLGKILGPRGLMPNPKAGTVTQDVEKAVQDVKKGKIEFKMDKQSNIHAMIGKLSFETNLLVENGIELIEAVERAKPPVTKGVFIKSLSVSSTMGPGLRLDYNGWRG is encoded by the coding sequence ATGGCATTATCTAAGAGAAAGAAAGAATTCGAAAAATCAGTCGATCCTAAGAAGACTTGCACGCTGCGCGAGGCGATAGAAGTATTAAAAAAAGCACCGAAAACAAAATTTGACCAGACCGTAGAGGTCTCTTTCAGAATTAATATCAATGTAAAAGAGACATCCTTGAGCGTGCGTGGTACTGTATCGCTGCCCCACGGTACCGGCAAAACAAGAAAAGTGGCGGTATTCTGCAAAGGCGAAGACGATAGAAAAGCTAAGGCCGCAGGAGCCGATTTTGTAGGCGCGGACGACCTTGTAAAAAAGGTCAGTGAAGGCTGGTGCGATTTTGATGTCGCGATAGCCACCCCTGAGATGATGAAAGATATGGGCCGGTTAGGAAAAATACTGGGGCCGCGCGGCCTCATGCCGAATCCAAAAGCCGGGACAGTCACTCAAGACGTAGAAAAGGCCGTGCAGGACGTTAAAAAAGGAAAAATAGAATTTAAAATGGATAAGCAGTCCAACATCCACGCAATGATAGGGAAATTATCCTTTGAGACAAACTTGTTAGTCGAAAACGGAATAGAGCTGATAGAAGCGGTTGAACGGGCGAAGCCGCCGGTGACAAAGGGCGTATTTATAAAGAGCCTGTCGGTATCTTCGACCATGGGTCCCGGGCTGAGGCTTGATTATAACGGCTGGCGCGGATAA
- the rplJ gene encoding 50S ribosomal protein L10 has translation MEKFGKVCKEHMVKEITERFKSYPDFFITTFSNIGVGDMENLRKSLKKDASAYMVTKNTMLKQAVKKSGISIKMEDIESSVSGSCGVLFTKGDPVSISRILVNFAKNHETLKIRAGFVNGETIFFDTIKFMSTLPSREVLLATAFAAIKSPVTGFVGILRNLLKNLVGVVDAIGKKKNEA, from the coding sequence ATGGAAAAGTTCGGAAAAGTATGTAAAGAGCATATGGTTAAAGAGATAACGGAACGCTTTAAGAGCTATCCGGATTTTTTTATAACCACTTTTAGCAATATCGGTGTTGGTGATATGGAGAATCTCAGAAAGTCGCTTAAAAAAGATGCTTCAGCTTATATGGTCACAAAAAATACGATGCTTAAGCAGGCCGTAAAGAAGTCCGGCATAAGCATCAAGATGGAAGATATCGAATCATCCGTAAGCGGTTCATGCGGAGTCCTTTTTACAAAAGGAGACCCTGTTTCGATATCGCGCATATTGGTGAATTTTGCCAAAAACCACGAGACCCTGAAAATAAGAGCCGGTTTTGTAAATGGCGAGACGATTTTCTTTGACACTATTAAGTTTATGTCAACTCTGCCGTCCCGCGAAGTACTGTTAGCCACGGCCTTCGCAGCCATAAAATCGCCTGTGACGGGTTTTGTGGGTATTTTGCGGAATCTTTTAAAAAATTTAGTCGGCGTCGTAGACGCTATTGGAAAGAAGAAGAACGAAGCATAA